The Zingiber officinale cultivar Zhangliang chromosome 9A, Zo_v1.1, whole genome shotgun sequence genome window below encodes:
- the LOC122021109 gene encoding manganese-dependent ADP-ribose/CDP-alcohol diphosphatase-like — protein MTSNGGSGDGHAKQPLFSFGVITDIQYADIPNGHSFHGVPRYYRHSIQVLQRAVRQWNDDQKKKKVQFSMNFGDIVDGYCPKSESLSAVQKVVKEFERFNGPTYHMIGNHCLYNLPRNQLISLLNLPSESDHLYYDFSPSPEYRFVVLDPYDISAIGWPHDHPNTLAASRILKAKNPNADKNNPAGMEGLEQRFVMFNGALGKDQLRWLDDVLRESTKKKQKVIVCCHLPLYPEAASALALPWNYEDVLTLIHRYGCVKACLSGHDHKGGYAVDSHGIHHRVLEAALECPLGSNAFGCIDVYDDRLSLVGTDRLKSTEMAFR, from the coding sequence ATGACTTCCAATGGTGGGTCGGGAGACGGCCATGCCAAGCAGCCCCTTTTCTCCTTCGGTGTCATAACCGATATCCAGTATGCCGATATTCCGAACGGCCACTCATTCCATGGCGTCCCGCGATACTATCGCCATAGCATTCAGGTTTTACAAAGAGCAGTGCGCCAATGGAATGAtgatcagaagaagaagaaggtccaGTTCTCCATGAATTTTGGGGATATTGTCGATGGCTATTGCCCAAAGTCCGAGTCACTCAGTGCCGTGCAGAAAGTCGTCAAAGAGTTTGAGCGGTTCAACGGACCGACCTACCACATGATAGGCAACCACTGCCTTTACAATCTCCCTCGCAATCAGTTGATTTCGTTGCTCAATTTGCCCTCTGAATCTGACCATTTGTACTACGACTTCTCCCCTAGTCCGGAGTACAGATTCGTCGTTCTCGATCCGTATGACATCAGTGCAATTGGCTGGCCGCATGATCATCCGAATACACTGGCAGCTAGTCGAATTCTCAAGGCCAAGAATCCCAACGCCGACAAGAACAATCCGGCCGGCATGGAAGGTCTTGAACAGAGGTTCGTGATGTTTAATGGAGCTCTCGGCAAGGATCAATTGCGTTGGCTCGATGATGTGCTCCGTGAATCcacgaagaagaagcagaaggtcATCGTGTGCTGTCATCTCCCTCTTTATCCTGAAGCAGCATCGGCATTGGCACTCCCGTGGAACTATGAAGATGTGCTGACTTTGATCCATCGGTATGGATGCGTGAAGGCTTGCCTTTCCGGTCACGACCATAAGGGCGGCTACGCCGTCGACTCTCATGGAATCCATCACCGTGTTCTTGAGGCTGCTCTGGAGTGTCCTCTCGGATCAAATGCATTTGGATGTATCGACGTTTACGACGATAGACTTTCTCTCGTAGGAACTGACAGATTGAAGAGTACAGAGATGGCCTTCAGGTAA